GGTACTGAATGATTTTGATGTGCGTCACGGCGGGGTCGTCCGCAGCTTTTTCAAAAAAATGGATGACCGACTGATAGGATTGGTATGGGGGGTGAAGCAGTTGGTCTTTTTTGCTGATAACGGCAAAAGGGGTTTCCGCGTCGTGGAGGGCAGGGTGGTGGAGGGCTGGAAGCGGTTTGTTTTTGAGGTGGGTCATCCCGAAGTCGGGAAATTTGAAAAAATCAAAATTGTTGTGATAACGGCCCTCCGGCAGCATGTCATTTTTGCCCAAGTCAAAAGTATCTTGCAGATATTCAAGTAGATGCAATGGCATCTCACGGTCATAGACAAAACGGCTGGCTGGGCCGACCTGCCGTTTCTGAAGGCTCGACTTTATTTTTTGAACCAAGTCGCCAGAGTATTCATCATCAATGTAGAGTTCCGCGTCGCGGGTAAGTTTGATAGAGTAGGTATCTTGAATCTCGTAACCCGGGAAAAGCCACGACACCGAGTTGCGCACAATGTCGTCGAGCAGAATCAAATCGTGCCGGTCGCCGGATGAGGGGAGCTGGATGAATCGGGGAAGCTGGTCGGATGGTATTTTCACCAACGCATACTCGCTATCGGCGAGCGGTCTCTTTTTCTGGCGCAGATGCACGGCAAGATAGAGGTGCGCATTGGCCAGAAAAGGCCGGATGCGACGCTTCACCAAGAGCACGGGCATCACGAATGGAAGCAAATTGTCGCGGAAATAACCTTCGGCGAATTGCTGCTGCTCGAGGCTCAGGTCGAGCCTGCGCAAAATGTGGATGTGATGCTTGCGGAGCTCCGGCACGATTTGTTGCTCGAATATCTCCGAGATTTCTTCTTGATGCCGATTGACGATGCGGTGTATTTCCTTGAGCACCACGCGCGGGTCAAAGTCAAGTTGCGCCTTGGTTTTTTTGCCCACCTTTTTGAGGTTCCGAATGCCCGCCACGCGAATGCGAAAAAACTCGTCGAGATTGGAAGAATAGATAGCCAAAAACTTCAAACGCTCCAAGAGGGGCACGGCGGGGTCTTTGGCTTCTTGAAGCACACGGTAATTGAACGAGAGCCAAGAAATATCACGGTGGACGTAGGGCAGGGATTCCATTGCGGAGATGTAAGAGTCAAGCTGGATTTGATGAATTTTGAAAACGTGCAAATGTGAGATTTTCGAAGAGAATATCGAAGACGCTCAAAAAAAATGCTTGAAGGCTAACGTAAATTTAACACCGAACAAATGGGTTGCTTAAAACAACACCCCCTGCACCCCGCCCACTTTTTGAGGCCCGCGCAAAGTCACGCCGGGAATTTTACTCAAAAATTTGTCGGCGCAAAACGCAGCCAAGTCGGGCGCAAGTAAATTGTCTGGCTCATGGGCGAAAAAATAAACCTCGTGCAAGCCGCCATCGAGCCATGTTCTCAACCTGTTCGCCCAATCTGCAACCCGCTGATAATCCGTCGGATGGAGAGCATTCCCCACAAAACGAATCAACACTTGTCGGTGGGTCAATCGGAGATGACACACATCTCGCCGACCTGCCACGTCGGTGATGACGGTCGCAATGTTACGGCTTTGAAGTAATTGGAAAAAACTTTCCGCCGCAGCTGTTTTTTGAAAAAACGACTCGTGCCGCACCTCGACGGCAAGCGGCACATCCGAAGGAAAATGGTCTAAAAAAAGAGCGAGCAAATTCAACTCTCGCACACTGAAATGAGGCGGCAACTGCAAAAAACAGCAGCCTAATTTCTCCTCCAAGCCAGCAATGACTTCGCAAAAAAGGGACAGTTCCCTGCCGTTCAGCCCCAAATCGCGGGCGTGGCTGACGGTTTGGGGTATTTTGGGGCAAAATCGAAAATCGGCGGGCGTGTCCTTGCGCCAACGTGCCACTGTGGCGGCATCGGGAATGCGGTAATGCGTAGTGTTGTGTTCGATGGTATTGAACTGCGTGGCGTAACAGCGCAAGAAATCTTTTTCCTTGGTTCCATGCGGATACCATTGGCCGACCCAAGACTTCATGTTGTAGCCAGTCGCGCCGAGATAAATCGTTGGTTTGGCGAGCGGCGGCAGGGCAGCCAACAATTCCGCGTTTTGAGGTGGCTCTGGCGCAAGGGCAAAATCCACTTTGTCAACGGAAGGCAACTTTCCAAAATCCATTTTGATTACTTTTGGGCGAAAAGTAGGTCATTTCCACAATCCTTCTTTGTTATGAAACCATTTTCTGTCCTTTTCCTAATGGCGCTTGCCTTTGCCACCTATCTTCAAAATGTAATTGACTTTTTAAAAGGAAGCGCCGACCGAAGCGTAGTCATCGTAAACTTTGATTTTTTGGAAACGAAAACACATCGTTTCCAATTCATTTTTTGAAAATTGCGACGATGAATCTCTGGCTAAAAAGGCTTCGCCACAAACAAATCCTCGCTGCGGCCTTGCTCGTGGCGGCACTTTTCATTTTGCCTTCCCTGCTGAAAACCAACCGAATAGATTACAACACGCAGGTCAAACCTATCCTCAACAAAAAGTGCATCTCCTGTCACGGCGGAGTAAAGCAAAAAGCGGGTTTCAGCCTGATGACCCGCGCGGATGCGCTTGCGCCCACCGAATCGGGCAAACCAGCGATTGTGCCGGGCAAACCAAGTCAGAGCGAGCTCATCCGGCGCATCATGAGCCACGACCCAGAGGAGCGAATGCCCTATCATGAAGAGCCGCTTCTCGACGAGGAAATAGCCATTCTGAAACAATGGATAAAGGAAGGTGCCGAATGGGGAACGCATTGGGCCTACAAGCCCGTGGAACGGCCGGAAGTCCCCAAGCCGTCGCGCCGTTTATTCGGCCTGTTGGCTCCCGATAAAAACGATTGGGCAGCAAGCGACCTTGACTGGTTCATCCTCGCTCGTTTGAAAAAAGAAGGATTGGAGCCTTCCGAACGTGCCGACAAACGCACCTTGTTGCGCCGTGTCAGCCTTGATTTGCTTGGCCTACCAGCGCCCGACTCGTTGGCCGAACGCTTCCTAAACGACACATCCTCAGCGGCATATACCCAACTGGTGGATTCACTGCTCGCCTCTCCGCGCTTCGGCGAACGCTGGGCCGCCGTCTGGCTCGACCTCGCCCGCTACGCCGACACGAAGGGCTATGAACGC
This genomic interval from Saprospiraceae bacterium contains the following:
- the ppk1 gene encoding polyphosphate kinase 1, coding for MESLPYVHRDISWLSFNYRVLQEAKDPAVPLLERLKFLAIYSSNLDEFFRIRVAGIRNLKKVGKKTKAQLDFDPRVVLKEIHRIVNRHQEEISEIFEQQIVPELRKHHIHILRRLDLSLEQQQFAEGYFRDNLLPFVMPVLLVKRRIRPFLANAHLYLAVHLRQKKRPLADSEYALVKIPSDQLPRFIQLPSSGDRHDLILLDDIVRNSVSWLFPGYEIQDTYSIKLTRDAELYIDDEYSGDLVQKIKSSLQKRQVGPASRFVYDREMPLHLLEYLQDTFDLGKNDMLPEGRYHNNFDFFKFPDFGMTHLKNKPLPALHHPALHDAETPFAVISKKDQLLHPPYQSYQSVIHFFEKAADDPAVTHIKIIQYRVARHSRILEALMKAVRHGKQVSVFVEIKARFDEAANLEWGEKLEKAGVRVHYSFPGVKVHSKLALVRRVENEQPKLYAYLGTGNFHEETAKIYSDFSLFTADPRLTTEVSNVFSYLENIKPPKQEFEHLLVGKFNLRPALYRLIDNEIQAAKRRKPASMILKINSLEDKEIVAKLYEASKAGVKIRLIVRGICCLVPGLKGLSDNIEVISIVDRFLEHARVFVFHNGGDERIFLSSADWMERNLSYRIETTFPVYDADLKREIKELLALQLNDNVKARIIDRYDQNEYRRSNTDIPVRAQLETYFYFKRKLDASMPE
- a CDS encoding DUF72 domain-containing protein — protein: MDFGKLPSVDKVDFALAPEPPQNAELLAALPPLAKPTIYLGATGYNMKSWVGQWYPHGTKEKDFLRCYATQFNTIEHNTTHYRIPDAATVARWRKDTPADFRFCPKIPQTVSHARDLGLNGRELSLFCEVIAGLEEKLGCCFLQLPPHFSVRELNLLALFLDHFPSDVPLAVEVRHESFFQKTAAAESFFQLLQSRNIATVITDVAGRRDVCHLRLTHRQVLIRFVGNALHPTDYQRVADWANRLRTWLDGGLHEVYFFAHEPDNLLAPDLAAFCADKFLSKIPGVTLRGPQKVGGVQGVLF